The Miscanthus floridulus cultivar M001 chromosome 7, ASM1932011v1, whole genome shotgun sequence genome includes a region encoding these proteins:
- the LOC136467119 gene encoding uncharacterized protein, translated as MQYNHRSRLPPPPFGRGGYPRGHKQPYYAPPPPPPFPPAPPPPPLERKYEVLMEAGRLAAEYLVAQGVLPPDALQRGAGVSGAWPAHPLPPPPQLPPQEPPGFYGRRRYEDEYNNNPSGRPRRANGTTSSISGRDDCSRGSYNGRGKRKYGEYRRGYLDSGRDREKERGRPFPNGQRYEDGDEDGAPGFRREQRGNRGSDEVRTSVTEAVREGTPLSAKAVAGLCMEDTTSKIMSSVKDTSKDATDAPKVLEETEEGEVEDDSETQNSETEVIKQGIDTDVNHASCRVVTESDANQLPDGKIQDEILDEEAEYDKKVMDEATLDHNTSDGEVTNMEVEMQVGKKSLIDYCNFTRTPTRPRSMRAHRNAASIPGETAVVETVDLVSSGQASQMVIGESAERSLTNSASENREDKIYQENTSCGDVCAPPKESMLLQEIGIPAVTEDMAEEKVGAQPHAVIQQYKEETNLSPLTDALEKSSMQETTLSPFAASHKDKLTQEDGLMQEADLSPLTANHRDSLIEETELPPSTASHKDSLIEETNLTQTISSYENNLKLQFKEGTQICDIDMLPQDVHLIELPDQRKIIDRDVGAESVIEMEEGKLHQSSSLNLSDLDLVGSTEVAAIHNNPVLVQPSAAGSSAESNNKQQEDPETFTGANSSPTDDLCQLPLDNKDVQVIDIERGTPVEVGGFDLSRSIHNNPVLVQPSAAGSSAESNNKQQEDPETFTGADASPTDDLCQLPLDNKDVQVIDIECGTPVDVSGFDLSKSKNEMVCSSMDSIMDPGNGIHTDVLPGIQDGYSLAFSDFLGSDIPCYPSMQSDLHAGIGANDPEGITVMDDPIYGSLTDIGFMDVWGQPTHDYDKFF; from the exons ATGCAGTACAACCACCGCAGCCGCTTGCCTCCGCCGCCGTTCGGCCGCGGCGGGTATCCCCGCGGCCACAAGCAGCCGTACTacgctccgcctcctcctccgccgtttcctccggcgccgccgccgccgccactagaGCGCAAGTACGAGGTGCTGATGGAGGCCGGTCGCCTCGCCGCCGAGTATCTGGTCGCCCAGGGCGTGCTCCCGCCGGATGCCCTGCAGCGCGGCGCCGGCGTCTCAGGCGCGTGGCCcgctcatcctcttcctccgccCCCGCAGCTGCCACCGCAGGAACCCCCTGGGTTTTATGGCCGGAGGAGGTATGAAGATGAATACAACAATAACCCTAGCGGCCGGCCTAGGCGAGCCAATGGCACTACTAGTAGCATCAGTGGCAGAGATGATTGCAGCCGTGGCAGCTACAATGGAAGAGGGAAGAGGAAGTATGGGGAATACAGGAGGGGGTATTTGGATTCAGGGAGGGAcagggagaaggagaggggaaGGCCATTTCCAAATGGCCAGCGCTATGAGGATGGGGATGAAGATGGGGCACCTGGGTTTCGGAGGGAGCAACGCGGCAATCGGGGGAGTGATGAGGTGAGAACTAGTGTTACAGAGGCAGTGAGGGAGGGGACACCATTGTCAGCGAAGGCTGTAGCAGGGTTATGCATGGAGGATACAACGTCGAAGATTATGAGCTCTGTCAAAGATACTAGTAAGGATGCTACTGATGCGCCAAAGGTGCTGGAGGAGACTGAGGAAGGTGAGGTGGAGGATGACAGTGAGACGCAGAATTCAGAAACTGAAGTGATCAAGCAAGGGATAGACACCGATGTAAATCATGCTTCTTGTCGTGTTGTTACAGAGTCAGATGCCAACCAGTTACCAGATGGTAAGATTCAAGATGAGATTCTTGATGAGGAAGCTGAATATGACAAAAAAGTTATGGACGAGGCTACTTTGGATCACAACACTTCTGATGGTGAGGTGACAAATATGGAAGTTGAGATGCAAGTTGGTAAGAAGAGTTTGATTGACTATTGTAACTTCACAAGAACCCCAACAAGGCCCAGGTCTATGCGTGCACACAGAAATGCAGCGTCTATCCCAGGAGAAACTGCAGTAGTTGAAACAGTTGATCTAGTTTCTTCTGGTCAAGCTTCACAGATGGTAATCGGTGAATCTGCTGAGAGATCTTTGACTAACAGTGCGTCAGAAAACAGAGAAGATAAAATTTACCAAGAAAACACTAGCTGTGGTGATGTCTGTGCTCCACCAAAAGAGTCGATGCTTCTTCAAGAAATTGGAATACCAGCTGTGACTGAAGACATGGCAGAAGAGAAGGTTGGTGCACAACCACATGCGGTCATCCAGCAATATAAGGAAGAAACTAACTTATCTCCGTTAACGGATGCCCTTGAGAAGAGCTCGATGCAGGAAACCACCTTATCTCCATTTGCAGCTTCTCACAAGGATAAGTTGACGCAAGAGGATGGCTTGATGCAAGAAGCTGATTTATCTCCATTGACAGCTAATCACAGGGATAGCTTGATTGAAGAAACCGAATTGCCTCCATCAACAGCTTCTCACAAGGACAGCTTGATTGAGGAAACTAACTTAACTCAGACAATATCTTCTTATGAGAATAACTTGAAGTTACAATTTAAGGAAGGAACACAGATCTGTGATATTGATATGCTGCCACAAGATGTGCACCTGATTGAGTTGCCCGATCAAAGGAAAATCATTGATCGTGATGTTGGTGCTGAATCTGTCATCGAAATGGAAGAAGGAAAGCTGCATCAATCTAGCTCACTAAATCTATCGGATCTTGACCTAGTTGGCAGTACAGAGGTTGCCGCTATACACAATAATCCAGTGTTGGTCCAGCCGTCTGCAGCTGGATCTTCCGCAGAGTCAAATAATAAGCAGCAAGAAGATCCTGAAACTTTTACAGGTGCCAATTCCAGTCCTACAGATGATTTATGTCAGCTTCCATTAGACAATAAGGATGTTCAGGTAATTGATATAGAACGTGGCACACCAGTTGAAGTTGGTGGATTTGATTTGTCGAGGTCAATACACAATAATCCAGTGTTGGTCCAGCCATCTGCAGCTGGATCTTCCGCAGAGTCAAATAATAAACAGCAAGAAGATCCTGAAACTTTTACAGGTGCCGATGCCAGTCCTACAGATGATTTATGCCAGCTTCCATTAGACAATAAGGATGTTCAAGTAATTGATATAGAATGTGGCACACCAGTTGATGTTAGTGGATTTGATTTGTCAAAGTCAAA GAATGAGATGGTGTGCTCTAGCATGGATAGCATCATGGACCCTGGCAATGGAATACATACGGATGTTCTTCCTGGTATTCAAGATGGTTACAGCCTTGCATTTTCCGATTTTCTCGGTTCTGATATACCATGCTACCCATCAATGCAATCAGATCTTCATGCTGGAATAGGTGCCAATGACCCAGAG GGTATTACTGTCATGGATGATCCAATATATGGGTCTCTCACTGATATTG GTTTCATGGACGTGTGGGGGCAGCCCACTCATGACTATGACAAATTCTTCTAG
- the LOC136463521 gene encoding uncharacterized protein, whose product MAAASSPTSPPPPPATDVAAPGLPDLSIPYDLATRGQWQALFSHLSHPAHTPHPHHRLLLSALSALSLAKLRRFPDAAALLASLHPDPACPPPPFLIRLLHALLPLFLPDRPLALDRLYTLLSSVRGRPDAGHPEWRRRDALVASVLAADHLAHREFDVALALLADIAAREPGDPVLLSRLAYAHLQIGNLGAASAAFRYVESLAAASEDPTRHANLLARNRALECIVAKDYAAAVREYERCIEADPADAVALNNKALCLMYSRDLGDAIKVLEGALERVPTAALNETVVVNLCSMYELAFVNHGEVKRSLAEWIARVAPDDFDTSCTRM is encoded by the coding sequence ATGGctgctgcctcctccccaacctccccgcccccgccgccggcgACCGACGTCGCCGCTCCAGGCCTCCCCGATCTCTCGATCCCCTACGACCTGGCCACTCGCGGGCAGTGGCAGGCGCTCTTCTCCCACCTCTCCCACCCGGCCCACACGCCGCATCCgcaccaccgcctcctcctctccGCTCTCTCCGCCCTCTCCCTGGCCAAGCTCCGACGCTTCCCCGACGCCGCCGCGCTGCTCGCCTCCCTCCACCCTGACCCGGCCTGCCCGCCGCCGCCCTTCCTCATCCGCCTCCTCCACGCTCTCCTCCCACTCTTCCTCCCCGACCGCCCCCTCGCGCTCGACCGCCTCTACACGCTCCTCTCCTCCGTCCGCGGCCGCCCCGACGCCGGGCACCCCGAGTGGCGCCGCCGCGACGCGCTCGTCGCGTCCGTCCTCGCCGCCGACCACCTCGCCCACCGCGAGTTCGACGTCGCGCTCGCGCTCCTCGCCGACATCGCCGCCCGCGAGCCGGGCGACCCGGTGCTCCTCTCGCGCCTCGCCTACGCGCACCTCCAGATCGGCAACCTCGGCGCGGCCTCAGCCGCGTTCCGCTACGTGGAGTCCTTGGCTGCCGCGTCCGAGGACCCCACGCGGCATGCCAACCTCCTAGCCCGCAACCGCGCGCTGGAGTGCATCGTGGCCAAGGATTACGCGGCGGCGGTGCGGGAGTACGAGCGCTGCATCGAGGCGGACCCCGCGGACGCCGTGGCGCTCAACAACAAGGCGCTGTGCCTCATGTACTCGCGGGACCTCGGCGACGCCATCAAGGTGCTGGAGGGCGCGCTCGAGAGGGTTCCCACGGCGGCGCTTAACGAGACGGTGGTGGTCAACCTGTGCAGCATGTACGAGCTCGCCTTCGTCAACCACGGCGAGGTCAAGAGGAGCCTTGCTGAGTGGATCGCCAGGGTTGCGCCCGACGACTTCGACACCTCCTGCACGCGCATGTAG
- the LOC136465691 gene encoding uncharacterized protein encodes MLADLLPEKIEDIGKDNVVQVVTNNGANYKAAGKILMDRIPTLFWSPCAAHCLDLMLEEIRNLKAFKKPIARARHVTTFIYRHGRLLSAMRAQTGGTDLVRAAKTQFATSFLTLKSLYKNKDALKSLFVSEALIGNILCTTTAGQQVQDIVLSTKFWNSVEDCLRASAPLLTVLRAVDGDEKPAMPEVTTLMNHAKDRIKLSFNISTKQGLLKRIMDIIEKRWMHTKKRNRLLHKRLNDIVFVSCNWKMRTRFQLMREKAGKKYDPLVIEEFGWDNEWINSLHVPILGAQGSDAINELTCHSRNVPVPATEDGEEEDEVEDPHDDADVSECEEDGNVPATEEDKATDPDEFDDGF; translated from the exons ATGTTAGCTGATTTGTTACCGGAGAAGATTGAGGACATTGGAAAGGACAATGTTGTTCAAGTTGTGACCAACAATGGTGCTAACTACAAGGCTGCTGGTAAGATTTTGATGGATAGGATTCCCACACTATTTTGGAGTCCTTGTGCTGCACATTGCTTGGATCTGATGTTGGAAGAAATTAGGAACTTGAAGGCATTTAAGAAACCTATTGCACGTGCTAGGCATGTCACCACATTCATTTATAGGCATGGGAGGCTTCTTAGTGCAATGAGGGCTCAAACAGGTGGGACTGATCTTGTTAGGGCAGCAAAGACTCAATTTGCCACATCATTTCTGACATTGAAGAGTTTGTACAAGAACAAGGATGCCTTGAAGAGCTTGTTTGTTAGTGAAGCATTGATTGGGAACATCTTGTGTACAACTACAGCAGGTCAACAAGTGCAAGACATTGTGCTATCTACTAAGTTTTGGAACTCAGTAGAAGATTGCCTAAGAGCTTCAGCCCCACTCTTAACTGTTTTGAGGGCTGTTGATGGTGATGAGAAGCCTGCAATGCCTGAGGTCACAACTCTAATGAATCATGCAAAAGATAGGATAAAGCTCAGCTTCAATATATCAACCAAGCAGGGCCTACTCAAGCGTATCATGGACATTATTGAGAAGCGTTGG ATGCATACAAAGAAAAGGAATAGACTGCTGCATAAGAGATTGAATGATATTGTTTTTGTTTCATGCAATTGGAAGATGAGAACAAGGTTTCAGCTTATGCGTGAGAAGGCAGGCAAGAAATATGACCCTTTGGTCATTGAGGAGTTTGGTTGGGACAATGAATGGATTAATTCATTGCATGTGCCTATTCTGGGTGCTCAAGGGTCTGATGCTATCAATGAGCTCACATG TCATTCAAGAAATGTTCCTGTTCCTGCTACTGAAGATGGAGAAGAGGAAGATGAAGTTGAAGACCCACATGATGATGCAGATGTGAGCGAGTGTGAAGAAGATGGGAATGTTCCTGCTACTGAAGAAGACAAGGCTACTGATCCTGATGAGTTTGATGATGGATTTTGA